From the uncultured Trichococcus sp. genome, one window contains:
- the rplN gene encoding 50S ribosomal protein L14, translated as MIQTESRLRVADNSGAKEVLTIKVLGGSNRKFAGIGDTIVCTVKQATPGGVVKKGEVVKAVIVRTKHGAHRKDGSYIKFDENACVIIRDDKSPRGTRIFGPVARELRDNNYMKIVSLAPEVL; from the coding sequence GTGATACAAACAGAATCCCGCTTAAGAGTTGCCGATAATTCAGGCGCTAAAGAAGTGTTAACTATCAAAGTGTTAGGTGGTTCAAACCGCAAATTCGCAGGAATTGGTGATACAATCGTCTGCACAGTAAAACAAGCTACACCCGGTGGTGTTGTCAAAAAGGGTGAAGTTGTCAAAGCTGTTATCGTTCGTACGAAACACGGCGCACACCGTAAAGATGGTTCTTACATCAAATTTGACGAAAATGCTTGTGTAATCATTCGTGACGACAAGAGCCCTCGTGGAACACGTATCTTTGGACCAGTTGCACGTGAATTGCGTGACAACAACTACATGAAGATCGTTTCCCTTGCTCCAGAAGTATTGTAA
- the rpsQ gene encoding 30S ribosomal protein S17, translating to MTEERNQRKVYQGVVVSDKMDKTIVVEVSTTKTHPTYGKRVKYSKKYKAHDENNQAKMGDVVRIMETRPLSATKNFRLLEVVEESVII from the coding sequence AAAGTCTACCAAGGTGTTGTTGTTTCCGACAAGATGGATAAAACAATCGTTGTAGAAGTATCTACAACAAAAACACATCCTACTTACGGTAAACGCGTTAAGTACTCTAAAAAGTACAAGGCACATGATGAAAACAACCAAGCTAAAATGGGTGATGTAGTTAGAATTATGGAGACTCGTCCTCTATCTGCTACTAAAAACTTCCGCTTGCTTGAAGTTGTTGAAGAATCAGTAATCATCTAA